aagtagttatttgtttttaaattcgCACGCTTTTGATAAACCTACAccaaaatgttcgtttttaagttggaaatcccaaaacaaagattaaaatattaaactttaggctaattttatagagaaatcttaggacaacaatGTCACtatcataaaagtcctaaatatcGTTAGTTATGCTACCAACGAATATTAAAATTcggttactagcaattgctgggaaagtcacaAAAATTAGTCTATGGCGGTCAACCATAGagaacgcataaatgagtctacttcggtgaaagaattgaaaacgttggatttgccactgtttgtggtagtaaacatgtttattttcCTCTGAGTTAAATTcgtttttttttcagctacgatttctacagaactacagctactacagaacttgcacggctaatgctactgcgttttacctactaaatttctacatcataaaggttagtacgttttattcaatgttgtattgcctatgaatcgccacacctcgactacttaataacgttagATTTGCCACTGTTATGATAGTTGGACAAGTTAATTTTCTTCAGCAGCTGATTTAgtaattttttccagctacgagtaagcctactgtaacttactactacagaacttgcacgagtactccgacGGTTGCtataggcgatggtgaaaaaATTGAGAACAGCAGGTATCAACTTagtgtcaccctgctttagctatgaccagctgtacgtcgcctgctaaAAGTAGGCaaaagccgaaaactgtttgttcatacacccaacagaaaaaaaagattttgtctctctacaagtgttgcgttgaaaaaacattgtgctattgttacgtcatgctatgttcttcatgttttgctataaaaatgcagcattttctaacatatttttcagtatatatatatatatatatattttcatatattcatTATCCTTATTTTGTCTCATAAAatggctatcatgttggcgttatattttattattgtaaggtccTAACACTTTATCTGCtgtgacatcatactgtctgtgccgTAATACGTATAATTTTAattgacacaacctcattactgtttgtatataccatgtcaaaacacaggctatagaccaaaaactggtgagctatgattagtgttttaaacatgtagtctccattcaataaatgctggcaatggaaaaaatatttggtagaACCTTTTAGAATATGCAAAACTTTCCAATACTGCCAgttttcagtttgcctagcaaattcaatttcattatcagttcactgtacacaaatagggcaatgccgatttgagtggtttgagactgatgcattgtagactagctgtaaaacgtattgcagatttccattgttcttccaacattattgacatatatggctgcatatgtgtatgcttAGTGTGATCGGGGCAAAAAATTTTcatagattgcatatttggaagtgttttacagtatgaaagacaactctcaataaaccacTTGTTGTACATGAAACTGTTCCcgtggacgggtaatgcagctagcaaAATGGGGCCGTGGCATCATCCGGAGGATGCACAGGAGACCATTTTTGCCCCGAGTTCAGCGGGAGTATCCAGGCGcagctttccggatgaatgagttggcaagtgcgaggcgattgatttcaaagcgattgattgctaGGTGATttattgcgaggcgggtgcgggctaattgattgcgagtgtgatACGATTGATTGCGTGGTGAGTGCAAGAGTGCGATTCTCAACTGCTCGGtgagtaaagactggtcagcgaAGGCGGAGGCTCGGCAGCAGAAGTGcccgatcgtcaactgcaaatatagacgggtatgggCAGGCGCATGAATCTAGATACATGAATCTAGAACGCTTAGTAGACTTTACATGCATCTAGCTGTACCACACATTGTAGATTTCCattaattttttcaacattattgacatctaatgtgtgtatgcatattcagggcaacaatttcagtagacaatttataaaataatacatcaggacaacaatttcagtagactgcatatttggagttattATACGGTAAGAAAGACCACTCTCAATACtccttatgctgcgcgtgaacCTGTTTCTGTgagcgggtaatgcagctattatatatatatatgtatatatatatatatatatatatataaaaaaaattgtttcctcaccccggataccccgtatgggtggtatattctgctctaactcgggtctcctaccagagagctgggagtttgagcactcgtctcaagatcttagctgttcccaatatatatatatatatatatatatatatatatatatatatatatatatatatatatatatatatatttgtccaCATGATCAGAAAATGAAGACTTTGAAATTGAATCTGACACCAGAGTTCTTAAATCACAAATGTGATGAGCCACGCACAAGCTACgatgagctgcactgatgaggctgcATTTCAACTATAAATAtacgcatgtatgtatgtatatatatgtatatatatatatatatatatatgtatgtatatatatatatatatatatatatatatatataatcactggcacacgaaaccttttcatggtgcttaccaccaacaaatatctaaggttggcgatcctcaccagacatatatgtggctgaacaaaggaaacctaacggccaatacagagtcgctaatcatggtgCTTCcaataagacaactccaaatgaaaatttatcacactagagacgatcctagatgcagactgtgcaaagatgcacctgagaccatctaacacatcatcagtggatgcaagcagctagcaggaaacgcatacactgagcggcataatcatgtcgcaggtgttgtgtatataagtctatgtgatgagtatggccttaataaaccacaacactagtGAGAAGCTCCTGGttaggtcaatgaaaatgaccgtgctaagatcctctgggacttctacatccgaactgacaagcatgtcctagcaaaccaaccagatataggggtggtagacaaggagaacaagagagctactataatagatatagcagtacccaatgactacaatatagacaacaacaaaaaagaaaaggtagagaaatatctccctcttggagaagtgattgaaaaatgctgtaatgtaagaacaactgtaatcccagtagtcattgggggcactgggcgcaataaaaccggcgcataaaatgtggcttgcccaactgccaacaacaatcaactcaggtgagttgcaaaaaactgcgctattgggaacagctaagattttgaggcgagtgctcaaagagcagaatttaccacccatacggggtatccggggtgaggaaacaattttatatatatacatatttatgtatatatataatgtatatatacatacatacatatatatatatatttatatatatatatatatatatgtatatatatgtcaaaaCAACAATCAAAGTTCTTCCCCAAAACCTACCAAAAATTACCTAGGCGGCATCATCTTTTCTGCTAACTAACTTATCTATATAAATCCTGAATTCTGTGCTTTGTGCATATATCCAGTTACAACCACTAAATTCTTTCCAAAAAATGTACTTCACATTGGTTTTGCGCATGGATTCTGTAATAAGTTTCAGTTAAAAAAGTTCCCTGTTAAGTTACAGTTttatcttaaaataaattttaaacttgtaaAATTTATGTAAGTTATGCATGATCTGATGCCAAGAAATTTATTTTGTCTCAATCAATCAGAAGATTagatttagaaaataaaaacttagaaaattaaacaacataaaaatgactgctttgaaatttaaataaataacatCCCTACTTTGCTTTATGTTCAGTTCCTTGCTTTGAGTGTCATGAACTAGTCAAGAAAACCAAAATGTCAATAGCGGAATGCAGCAAAAATATCTCTAGGGACAAAACCGCAGCGTGGAAAAAACTGACATATGAGAGAATTAAATTTACAACACTGtagaatttttgaaaattggtGAACAATCTAGATTGTTACAAAAAGTTAGAGAATAAGAGTTGATCTAACAGCAAGGAAggtctacatgtacatgtacatattggCAAAACAGGCTCGCCACATATTTCTTATGACTGATCTATTAACTATTCTAATGATCTTTTTTGACAGAAAGATTGATACAATTTGTTGCCATTTTTAGGCATTCATGCAGAAAGGCAAAGATCCGGGTATGTGTTATGCCAAATGGAAATGTCCAAATATAGGTAATTGCTGAGCCAACCGTGCCATTGCAAAGTTTATTGCTTGAACTCAGTTCAGATTCTTGCCGCTCTATTTTTCATGGTGGCAAACATAACAatgatttttatataatattttctttaGCATGAAAAGAGGATGACGAGCATGGTTTTACGTGcgcttgtaaaataaaaatcgGTTTTGCCAGAAAAAAACCAAaacaacaagtttttgcaaaaatattttttggcatATCTAATGAAAAAGTCAATGAAAAACTTCAGCGTGTCTCATCTGACGGCCATAGCATTGTAAAAgatttgtaaaacttttcacTAAGACAACAACTACATTAACTGGTTTAAAAGATCAATAGAAAATGTAATAGGCCCACTAAGATATTTATCCGAATTTCATACTGATAGGCAACACACTGGAAGACATGAACAAAAATTATAGTTTATCATTTTTAGACAAACCAACAACAGATATTTCAGGACAGGACTTTGATGAGATATATTGTGTTACAAAAGCGACAACCGAGGCTTGCAAAAGTTTCCAAGATgcatacagtggtgtgcataaacttggaatcaccagttaaatcttcaaatatgtatgtttatatgctgttgtctaagaaattttttggagttaagtgcctcaaccccatcaatatatatatatatatatatatatatatatatatatcatttgaaaaggAAAATTCTGCAAAACAggatgatgccaaatattcgaaaatattctcagatttgTATCGCTGGGGGTAgatctaccgaaaggcagacttattgcaggctatgagtgttgttagtgaaaattgataaaatatgatacaaacgaactcttttatacaaattggtggccctgaaaaaggCCGTTGGGTTATTCttggtcttcagaaggactggtaaggtgtcttgagctgagcattagtattttattggccagcccttgttcttgatcaccatctgacaccgtcgaggcatgctttttaccaactttctgagctcttcagGAGTGATGATGTGATGCCAAGCATGAATAATCTTCTCTATGAGCTCCCGTTTTGTCTTTGGTTTGTTTTTGCTGACTATCACACCAATACGCTGCCAAAGATTTTCAATGGGATTCAGGTCAGGGCTTTGTGCTGGCCAGTCTATTACCCTCACATTACTTCTGGTCATCCACTCCTTGACTCTCTTAGCACGGTGGCAGGGTGCATTGTCATCCTGGTAGTACCAGGGTTGGTCGTCGCTGGTGAACAGGCTCCGAGCACTTGGAAGCATGACATCTTCCATGGTCTTGATGTATTTGTCTCCATTCATCATGCTTTCACAAATGGAGAGTCTTCCCACACCAAAAGCTGTCATGCAACCCCATACCATGACTCCAGTATGGTGCTTGATGGTTGGTAGCGTACAAGCCGGGCTGTACTCCTCTCCAGGTCGTCTCCTCACATAACAATTTCCAGAGTGGTTTtggatggtaaatgttgactCATCACTGAACAAGACCCTTTGCCATTGCGCTGTTGTCCAGAATCGTTAATCTTGAGCCCACTCTAGACGACGCTTTTGCTATTTCTCAGAAACTAAGAGCTTGCGCCTTGCCTTGCAGCCTTTCAAACCATTTGCAAGCAGTCTTCTTCCCACTGTACTGGGGTGGatctcaatatctctgttgtCCTTGATCTCCTTACAAAGTTGAGTATTGTTCAGGTGTCTGTCAGCGAGGGATCTTCGTACAAGGTACCGATCTTCACGGATAGCCGTCTTCTTGGGTCGTCCAGCAGAGTAGGTGGGTTTAAGACTGCCATTGGAGGTCCAAGTCTTGACTGCTGTGTAGACTGCCTTCTGAGAACAACCAACTTCCGCAGCTATATGTCTTTGGGTCTTTTGCTGTTTGTGAAGGTGCAGAATGATGGCTCTTCTCTCTGTAGATAACACTTTAGGCATGGTAAAGTTCAAAGTCAACTGGGTTCAAAGTTAAACTGAGAATGAATAAGACTTCAAGTGTTCTGCTTTAAATATGCAACAGTCAGCAAATTGCATAACTGAAATGCCATCATGATGGGATTTAGGATATTTCACTTTTTTTGAAATTTGACAAGCAGTAAACTTTCTCAGCTGGGAAGGTTTGAGCTAACCTGTTATAACCAGATTACATACAAGACCAGATAAAAATGCTAATCTGT
The sequence above is drawn from the Watersipora subatra chromosome 5, tzWatSuba1.1, whole genome shotgun sequence genome and encodes:
- the LOC137397390 gene encoding uncharacterized protein; its protein translation is MPKVLSTERRAIILHLHKQQKTQRHIAAEVGCSQKAVYTAVKTWTSNGSLKPTYSAGRPKKTAIREDRYLVRRSLADRHLNNTQLCKEIKDNRDIEIHPSTVGRRLLANGLKGCKARRKLLVSEK